The Synergistota bacterium DNA segment TTTAAAAGATGGGCAGAAAGAGATTGAGTGGAAGAGAAAACGGCTTTCTGGATCTAACTCCACTAATAGATATAATCTTTCAACTCGTCATATTTCTCGTTCTGACAACTGCTTTTATTCCTTTTGCAATCAGGGTTGAGCTCCCCAAAGCAATTTCCTCCCCAATGAGGGAGAAAAAGCCAATCATAATTACGATAACGCGTGAGGGTAGTATTTTTCTTGGAAAAGAAAGAGTGTCTCTCCCAGATCTCATTCATAAGGTGAGGGTGAGGCGAGGAAAGATATACCTCATAAAGGGAGATAAGGGAGCTCAATACGGGCTGATCATATCTGTTCTTAATGCTCTAAAAAAGAACGGCGTGGGGAAGGTGGGCTTACTCGTTGAACCAGAGCGTTAAATTTTGCTTCTTTCTTGGTTTGTCTCTTCTATGTCATCTCATTATCCTGGGCTTTTTGCCACGCTTTGAGTTAGCACGATCTCCATCGGCGATATGGGTTAATGTAGTAGAGCTTCCAAGGCCTAAGAGCTTAAAAATCAATGGAGAGTTTAAGATGAAGGGAGAGGTGAGTAGAGGAAGCAATGCAGGAGAAAAGGTTCATTTGCCGCAGGTTCGAAGCTTGCATTTAGAGGGGAATATTCTAAAAAGTACTGTGGTAAGTTTAAAGCTCAAGATTAAGGTCAGGCAAAAGCGTCGTCATTTGTCGAAAGTAAGGAGAGCAAGCGCTGTGGAAAAGAAGAAGAAAAAAGGAGCTGACGCGAAAGCTGCTTCAAAGGGTGCGTCTTTGCTGGGCTCCGAAAAGAGAAAGGAGGAGGGTGGCAGCTTTGGTAAGCGTGAGGCAAGCTCGGCAGTATCGAGGTTGACTCCTCCAAAACCGCTTAAAATCACCAAGCCGAGATATCCCATAATTGCGAGAAAGATGAGATACGAGGGGGCAGTTGTACTCGATATCGAGGTTTTACCAGATGGGAGCGTAGGAAAGGTCAAGATTGTTGAGTCGTCGGGATATGAGGTTCTTGATAAGGCAGCGGTTAGAGAGGTTAAAAAGTGGAAGTTTATCCCTGCCGTTAGAAACGGAAAACCTGTAAGAAGCGTGGTGAGAGAGAGAATAGTCTTTAGGATAAGATGATAAAGAGGTGGAGCACTTATATTATCGGAGGAATCCTCCTGAGCTCGATACTCGCTTCGCTCTTTATGGGTGCAGTGAATCTAAAGCTTAAGGATATCGTTAACGGTTCCCCGATTTTCTGGGAAATCAGAGTGCCGCGAGTTATCAATGCTTTTTCAGTTGGTGCTGGACTCTCCATATCTGGAGCGGTTTTACAAGCTATATTTAGAAATCCTCTTGCTGATCCTTATCTTTTAGGTATATCATCGGGAGCGGCTGTTGGAGCTTCCGTAGGGATCCTGCTTGGACTGAGCTGGGGAGTCGGAGGTTGCTCATTTGTCGGGGCGCTACTTTCTCTCTTTTTTGTTTACAGGATAGCATTAAGGGAAGGATTCTTATCAACAGAGGGGCTTCTCCTTGCAGGGGTGGCGGTCAATGCCCTTTTATCTGCCGTTTTAGGATTCCTTTTATATCTCGTTGGAAGGAGTATTCATGGAGTTCTCTTCTGGTTGTGGGGGAACTTAAGTCTCTCTTCATGGGAAACTCTGCTTAAGGTTCTTCCGCTTATTATTCTTTCAACCCTGGTTATATTAAGATATTCTGATGAGCTAAATGTAATGCTCTGGGGAGATGAGCATGCGGTGCAGATGGGGGTTGATATCAGTAAAGTTAAAAAGATCGTTATAGTGTTTGCCTCACTTGCGACGGCCTCTTCCGTAGCATCAAGCGGAATAATAGGATTCGTTGGTTTAGTTATTCCTCACATGGTTAGGATATCTCTCGGTCCAGATCACAAGACTCTTCTTCCTGCCTCTGCTATCTTGGGAGGAGCTGTCTTGGTTCTCGCGGATCTCCTTGCACGGGAGCTAATATCTCCCGCAGAAATTCCAGTAGGTATAATAACGGCGCTTGGGGGAGCTCCCTTTTTCATTTTCCTTTTAAAAAAGCACTATGGAAGAGATACTCAGGGTTGAGGGAGTATTTGCAGGTTATGCTAAGAGAATAGTTTTAAAAGATATAAGCTTTACTCTAAGGAAAGGAGAGTTTTTGGCTCTGTTAGGACCCAATGGTGCTGGGAAGAGCACTGTCTTAAGGGTTCTATCTGGGGTGCTGCGTCCCATGGGTGGAAAAGTTTCTCTGGAGGGAAGAGATCTAATATCTATGGCGCCGAGGGAAAGAGCGAGATTAGTTGCCGTGGTTCCTCAGCGGATTGATTTTAACTTTCCCTTTTCGGTAGAAGAAGCAGTTGCGATGGGACGGTACCCCCATGGTGGAGAGGATATAGGAGAGATAGAGTGGGCAATTAAAAAGCTCGGTCTTGAGGAATTGCGGAAGAGAAAGCTACTTTCGCTCAGTGGAGGGGAATTTAAGAGGGTTATAATAGCTAAAGCTCTCGCTCAGAAGCCAAGGTTGCTTCTCCTTGATGAGCCACTTAGTCATCTTGATCTAAAGTATCAGCTCAAGCTTCTTGAGCTTTTAAAAGAGCTTCTTAAGGATGGAATGAGTATAATATCCGTTTTTCACGATATCAATATGGCTTTTAGGGGCCCCTCTATCGTTATGCTCCTTAAAAATGGGGAGATAAAGGCTTTGGGGCCTCCTCTTGAGGTTATGACTCCTGAGCTCGTGGAAGATATATATGAGGTTAAAGTAAAGAAATGCAACGCCTATGGAAT contains these protein-coding regions:
- a CDS encoding biopolymer transporter ExbD gives rise to the protein MSGRENGFLDLTPLIDIIFQLVIFLVLTTAFIPFAIRVELPKAISSPMREKKPIIITITREGSIFLGKERVSLPDLIHKVRVRRGKIYLIKGDKGAQYGLIISVLNALKKNGVGKVGLLVEPER
- a CDS encoding energy transducer TonB; amino-acid sequence: MKGEVSRGSNAGEKVHLPQVRSLHLEGNILKSTVVSLKLKIKVRQKRRHLSKVRRASAVEKKKKKGADAKAASKGASLLGSEKRKEEGGSFGKREASSAVSRLTPPKPLKITKPRYPIIARKMRYEGAVVLDIEVLPDGSVGKVKIVESSGYEVLDKAAVREVKKWKFIPAVRNGKPVRSVVRERIVFRIR
- a CDS encoding iron chelate uptake ABC transporter family permease subunit translates to MIKRWSTYIIGGILLSSILASLFMGAVNLKLKDIVNGSPIFWEIRVPRVINAFSVGAGLSISGAVLQAIFRNPLADPYLLGISSGAAVGASVGILLGLSWGVGGCSFVGALLSLFFVYRIALREGFLSTEGLLLAGVAVNALLSAVLGFLLYLVGRSIHGVLFWLWGNLSLSSWETLLKVLPLIILSTLVILRYSDELNVMLWGDEHAVQMGVDISKVKKIVIVFASLATASSVASSGIIGFVGLVIPHMVRISLGPDHKTLLPASAILGGAVLVLADLLARELISPAEIPVGIITALGGAPFFIFLLKKHYGRDTQG
- a CDS encoding ABC transporter ATP-binding protein; its protein translation is MEEILRVEGVFAGYAKRIVLKDISFTLRKGEFLALLGPNGAGKSTVLRVLSGVLRPMGGKVSLEGRDLISMAPRERARLVAVVPQRIDFNFPFSVEEAVAMGRYPHGGEDIGEIEWAIKKLGLEELRKRKLLSLSGGEFKRVIIAKALAQKPRLLLLDEPLSHLDLKYQLKLLELLKELLKDGMSIISVFHDINMAFRGPSIVMLLKNGEIKALGPPLEVMTPELVEDIYEVKVKKCNAYGIPHLVY